A genome region from Acinetobacter lwoffii includes the following:
- a CDS encoding FHA domain-containing protein, giving the protein MTWKIHAITGDLTGQEISIDRDMLVGRHQAADIVLQAAEISRKHAAFLLKDDALWVQDLGSSNGTFVNDVQIAQETLLKQDDIVQFASLKFSVLAPVAAVEVPAEIEATAEKVVEQVEVAEPTPAQQMNDQGMPELKHRDATVQLTRDGMPTNIGIPKPAPIPEGVDINAVKPEPTPIPVEQPVSRVEQEKETQKNVSVGLISVIVLIILAIMAWLLFK; this is encoded by the coding sequence ATGACTTGGAAAATACACGCGATTACAGGCGACTTAACAGGACAGGAAATTAGCATTGACCGTGACATGCTGGTGGGGCGTCATCAGGCTGCGGATATTGTATTGCAGGCTGCGGAAATCTCCCGTAAACATGCAGCATTTTTACTGAAGGATGATGCGCTCTGGGTGCAGGATTTGGGTTCATCAAACGGTACTTTCGTCAATGATGTGCAAATTGCGCAGGAAACCTTATTAAAGCAGGATGACATTGTTCAGTTTGCCAGCTTGAAATTTTCAGTACTGGCGCCTGTGGCTGCAGTCGAGGTTCCAGCAGAAATTGAAGCAACGGCAGAAAAAGTTGTGGAACAGGTCGAAGTAGCTGAGCCTACACCTGCACAGCAAATGAATGATCAGGGAATGCCGGAACTGAAACATCGTGATGCTACGGTACAATTAACCCGTGATGGCATGCCAACCAATATCGGTATTCCAAAACCGGCGCCTATTCCGGAAGGCGTGGACATTAATGCGGTAAAACCAGAGCCTACCCCAATTCCGGTTGAGCAGCCTGTATCACGTGTAGAACAGGAAAAAGAAACCCAGAAAAATGTATCTGTAGGTTTGATTTCAGTGATTGTGCTGATTATTTTGGCAATTATGGCTTGGTTGTTGTTCAAATAA
- a CDS encoding phosphoglycolate phosphatase codes for MSIAQLEKRELILFDLDGTLVDSAHDLYRAMNMSLNVLQLPLVTEEQVRTWVGKGTSIFCESVLQHLVGEVTPAQHQELLTTFLDIYNVDPCVDTVPFPGILKFLDWAKAQGKTLICVTNKPELPARSILDTLDMAHYFADTIGGDRFTERKPHPRQLLHCVEHYKVSKEQVLLIGDSSNDVEAARRAGIDCVVVSYGYNHGENIADCQPQQIVDDLRELLA; via the coding sequence ATGTCTATTGCACAATTAGAAAAGCGTGAACTGATCTTGTTTGATCTGGATGGTACCTTGGTGGATTCAGCACATGATCTGTATCGCGCCATGAATATGAGCCTGAATGTGCTGCAATTGCCTCTGGTGACTGAAGAGCAGGTACGGACCTGGGTAGGTAAGGGCACGTCGATATTCTGTGAAAGTGTACTCCAGCATCTGGTGGGTGAAGTCACACCGGCACAGCATCAGGAACTCTTAACGACTTTTCTGGATATCTATAATGTCGATCCCTGCGTCGATACCGTTCCTTTTCCGGGAATCCTGAAATTTCTGGACTGGGCTAAAGCCCAAGGTAAAACCCTGATTTGTGTGACCAATAAGCCTGAACTTCCTGCCCGCAGCATTTTAGATACCTTGGATATGGCTCATTATTTTGCCGATACCATTGGTGGCGACCGTTTTACTGAACGTAAGCCGCACCCACGCCAGTTGTTGCACTGTGTCGAACATTATAAGGTGAGCAAAGAACAGGTCTTGCTCATTGGCGATTCTTCCAATGATGTTGAAGCCGCACGCCGCGCCGGGATTGATTGTGTTGTGGTCAGCTATGGCTATAATCATGGTGAAAATATTGCAGATTGTCAGCCGCAGCAGATTGTGGATGATCTTAGAGAATTACTTGCCTAA
- the trpE gene encoding anthranilate synthase component I, with the protein MTTQAQFQELAAQGYNLIPVYRQRLADTDTPLSIFARLKQHQQAYLFESVEGGENWARYSIIGLGESTVFSCNAGELTVQHADASIEKQHCADPFQYIRDFQAKFKVPTQAELPDLPSFTGGLVGYFGYDAVRYIEPKLKNVPEADPVGLPDIWMMLSKTVIVFDNLKDTLFLIVHADATDPVAYEKAHEQLNELENILATPISLKAEKHTPPHFESLTGHDNFIASVEKVKEYIRAGDVMQVVPGHRMVSDFDGDPLQVYRALRHLNPSPYLFLVQGQTLENNTPFHIVGSSPEILSRLENGIATVRPLAGTRPRGKTKEEDLALEEDLLSDEKEIAEHVMLIDLGRNDVGRIAKIGKVQVTDQMVIERYSHVMHIVSNVQGEVRDDVDALDVFKATFPAGTLSGAPKIRAMEIIDEVEPVKRGIFGGAVGYLGWHGEMDMSIAIRTCVIRENKVYVQAGAGLVADSNPESEWNETQIKARAVIKAVELSSNGLIL; encoded by the coding sequence ATGACCACTCAAGCACAATTCCAAGAACTTGCTGCGCAAGGCTATAACCTCATTCCTGTTTATCGTCAGCGCCTGGCGGATACCGATACACCACTTTCTATTTTTGCTCGGCTTAAACAGCATCAGCAGGCTTATTTATTCGAGTCTGTAGAAGGTGGTGAGAACTGGGCGCGCTATTCGATTATTGGACTAGGTGAATCCACGGTATTTTCCTGCAATGCAGGCGAGCTGACGGTACAGCACGCAGATGCTTCGATTGAAAAGCAGCACTGTGCGGACCCATTTCAATATATTCGCGACTTTCAGGCGAAATTTAAGGTGCCAACCCAGGCAGAATTGCCGGACCTACCGAGTTTTACTGGTGGATTAGTCGGTTACTTTGGTTATGACGCGGTGCGTTATATCGAACCGAAATTAAAAAATGTGCCGGAAGCGGATCCGGTCGGCTTGCCAGATATCTGGATGATGCTGTCTAAAACAGTGATTGTCTTTGATAACCTGAAAGATACTTTATTCTTGATTGTACATGCCGATGCAACTGATCCAGTTGCTTATGAAAAAGCACATGAACAATTAAATGAATTAGAAAATATTCTGGCCACGCCCATCAGTCTTAAAGCTGAAAAACATACGCCGCCACATTTCGAGTCCCTCACCGGACATGACAACTTCATTGCCTCGGTAGAAAAAGTCAAAGAGTATATTCGTGCTGGCGATGTAATGCAGGTCGTACCCGGGCACCGGATGGTGTCTGACTTCGATGGAGACCCGCTACAGGTGTATCGTGCGCTGCGTCATCTCAATCCATCGCCGTATTTGTTTCTTGTGCAAGGGCAGACCTTGGAAAACAATACGCCATTCCATATTGTCGGCTCTTCTCCTGAAATTCTGTCCCGTCTGGAAAATGGTATTGCTACCGTACGACCGCTTGCGGGAACACGCCCACGCGGTAAAACCAAAGAAGAGGATCTGGCGCTTGAGGAAGACCTATTATCCGATGAAAAAGAAATTGCCGAACATGTCATGCTGATTGACTTGGGACGTAATGATGTAGGGCGTATCGCAAAAATTGGCAAAGTGCAGGTGACTGATCAAATGGTGATCGAACGTTATTCGCATGTGATGCATATTGTCTCCAATGTGCAGGGTGAAGTGCGTGATGATGTCGATGCTCTGGATGTTTTTAAAGCAACTTTCCCTGCTGGTACACTTTCAGGTGCGCCAAAAATCCGTGCCATGGAAATTATTGACGAAGTTGAGCCGGTAAAACGTGGAATTTTTGGTGGTGCTGTTGGTTATTTAGGCTGGCATGGCGAAATGGACATGTCGATTGCGATTCGTACCTGTGTCATTCGCGAAAATAAGGTCTATGTTCAGGCTGGAGCAGGGTTAGTTGCCGACTCAAATCCTGAATCTGAGTGGAATGAAACCCAAATAAAAGCTCGCGCAGTGATCAAAGCGGTTGAATTATCATCAAATGGTTTGATTTTATGA